One Acidobacteriota bacterium DNA window includes the following coding sequences:
- a CDS encoding DUF302 domain-containing protein, with protein MIYTVKSKKALPEVTRDLEAATQRHKFGIMGTYDLKAKMKEKGVEFDRECLIVEVCNPQQAKKVLEKNAGISTALPCRISVYCEGDAVVLATIKPTAMLALFKTSGLEPVAKEVEATIFAIMEEAAK; from the coding sequence ATGATTTACACGGTGAAATCGAAGAAAGCTCTTCCTGAGGTTACTCGCGACCTTGAGGCGGCGACACAGCGGCACAAGTTCGGGATCATGGGAACCTACGATTTGAAAGCCAAAATGAAGGAAAAGGGAGTCGAGTTCGACCGCGAGTGCCTGATTGTTGAGGTTTGCAATCCACAACAGGCAAAGAAAGTTCTGGAAAAGAATGCTGGGATCTCAACCGCGCTGCCGTGCCGCATTTCTGTCTACTGCGAGGGGGATGCGGTTGTTCTGGCAACCATTAAGCCGACCGCCATGTTGGCACTTTTTAAAACTTCCGGGTTGGAGCCCGTTGCTAAGGAAGTCGAGGCGACGATTTTTGCCATCATGGAGGAAGCGGCAAAATGA
- a CDS encoding phosphopyruvate hydratase, whose translation MARILRTNAREVFDSRGNPTLEVQVALEDGCSGVAIVPAGASTGTHEAAELRDGELNRYHGKGVTRAVKNVEWEIPQVLVGLEASNQTLVDQTLIQFDRTPNKRRLGANAILGVSIAVARAAANSARLPLYRYLGGAAANELPVPLVNIISGGIHGGGNIDFQDFMMIPLRAKTYSAALADVNAVYRAAKEVLRDGGVYRAGVADEGGYAPALESNESGFSIMVEAIERAGLEPGRDAAIAVDVAASHFCERGRYHLQVPDEELSADGLVERLASSVDRYPILSIEDGLDEDDWDGWLALTGRLGDRCLLIGDDLFVTNADRLERGIEQGIANAVLVKINQIGTLTETLDVVSLARRNGYQPVISARSGETEDDFIADLAVAAGASLIKVGAITRSERLAKYNRLVRIEQELGSHAVYRGEKVFAAVLEANAGSWHYKNRERRANN comes from the coding sequence ATGGCACGAATTCTCCGAACAAACGCCCGTGAAGTTTTTGATTCGCGTGGCAATCCCACTTTGGAAGTTCAAGTGGCGCTTGAAGACGGGTGCAGCGGGGTTGCAATCGTTCCAGCCGGAGCTTCAACAGGCACGCACGAGGCGGCTGAGCTTCGCGATGGCGAACTAAACCGCTACCACGGCAAGGGAGTCACCAGGGCGGTCAAGAACGTTGAGTGGGAAATCCCCCAGGTGCTGGTTGGATTGGAAGCATCTAACCAGACGCTTGTGGACCAAACCTTGATTCAATTTGACCGGACCCCTAACAAGCGCCGCCTGGGAGCAAACGCGATCCTGGGCGTTTCAATAGCAGTGGCGCGCGCGGCGGCGAATTCCGCAAGGCTGCCGCTCTACCGGTACCTCGGAGGAGCAGCGGCGAACGAATTACCGGTCCCCCTGGTGAACATCATAAGTGGCGGGATCCACGGAGGCGGCAACATTGACTTCCAGGATTTTATGATGATTCCGTTGCGAGCGAAAACTTACTCGGCGGCGCTGGCGGACGTGAACGCGGTGTACCGGGCGGCTAAGGAGGTCCTGAGAGACGGAGGCGTCTATCGTGCCGGAGTGGCCGATGAGGGCGGATACGCCCCGGCTTTGGAAAGCAATGAATCGGGTTTCAGCATCATGGTTGAAGCCATCGAGCGCGCAGGGCTCGAACCGGGCCGTGACGCCGCCATCGCCGTGGACGTTGCGGCCAGCCACTTTTGCGAGCGAGGGAGGTACCACCTTCAGGTCCCGGACGAAGAACTGAGTGCGGACGGGCTGGTGGAAAGACTGGCGAGCAGCGTGGACCGCTACCCGATCCTTTCCATCGAAGACGGACTGGATGAGGATGACTGGGATGGCTGGTTGGCCCTCACGGGCCGGCTGGGTGACCGTTGCCTATTGATTGGTGATGATCTTTTTGTGACCAACGCGGACCGCCTTGAGCGCGGGATCGAACAGGGAATCGCCAACGCCGTTCTGGTGAAGATTAATCAGATCGGAACTTTGACCGAGACGTTGGACGTGGTCAGCCTGGCGCGCCGCAATGGTTACCAGCCTGTGATCAGCGCACGCTCCGGGGAAACCGAGGATGATTTTATCGCAGACCTGGCCGTGGCGGCGGGAGCATCGCTCATCAAGGTTGGCGCCATCACGCGTTCCGAACGTCTTGCCAAATACAACCGTCTCGTTCGCATTGAGCAGGAATTGGGTTCTCACGCAGTGTATCGGGGCGAGAAAGTTTTTGCTGCTGTTCTTGAGGCAAATGCCGGTTCGTGGCACTATAAGAACAGAGAGCGGAGAGCAAATAACTAG
- a CDS encoding aminoglycoside phosphotransferase family protein, with translation MAEFRLTPETLGHYLAHRGLANDPAELSIRELGGGVSNFVSLIEGPGIRWVAKQSLGKLRVKDNWTSQRERIFREAAAIESLGPILDGAVPQVVHVDRENFLFVMTAAPEGAVVWKKSLLDGQVRMEVAKAAGRLLAAMVKAGQQGTAFREHFSDRTVFDELRIDPYYRTAAARCPVAHEALRQLIEDSLKIQRSLVHGDFSPKNMLVSAGNIFLIDFEVVHWGDPAFDSGFLLSHLMLKAFHQPQYAELYFEAARAFWQALTAGLSGVQTVDFEAMTVRHLGGLMLARMDGKSPVEYISDEGVKSRVRRAAIRLLTERPESFRAALELMAPSIVEASIDWSDRSIDGTNSPNKRP, from the coding sequence ATGGCTGAATTTCGACTGACACCGGAAACCCTTGGCCACTACCTTGCCCACCGCGGGCTGGCCAATGATCCGGCTGAGCTCTCCATTCGAGAACTTGGCGGCGGCGTTTCGAACTTTGTTTCACTCATTGAAGGGCCTGGCATCCGCTGGGTGGCGAAGCAATCGCTCGGCAAATTAAGAGTGAAAGACAATTGGACCTCGCAGCGGGAAAGGATCTTCCGCGAGGCGGCCGCCATCGAGTCGCTCGGTCCCATTCTGGATGGCGCCGTGCCGCAGGTGGTCCACGTGGACCGCGAAAATTTTCTGTTCGTGATGACCGCCGCCCCGGAGGGCGCGGTGGTCTGGAAGAAGTCGCTGCTGGATGGACAGGTCAGGATGGAAGTGGCGAAAGCGGCGGGCCGGTTGCTGGCCGCCATGGTCAAGGCCGGTCAGCAGGGGACGGCCTTCCGGGAACATTTCAGCGATCGGACGGTGTTTGACGAGCTTAGGATCGATCCTTATTACCGCACGGCGGCAGCTCGCTGTCCAGTGGCACACGAAGCACTGAGACAACTGATTGAAGACTCGTTGAAGATTCAAAGATCACTTGTCCATGGCGACTTCAGCCCGAAGAACATGCTGGTGAGTGCCGGCAATATCTTCCTGATCGATTTTGAGGTTGTTCATTGGGGCGACCCGGCTTTCGATTCCGGGTTTCTGTTGAGTCACCTGATGCTAAAGGCGTTTCATCAACCCCAATACGCAGAGCTTTATTTTGAAGCTGCACGCGCATTCTGGCAGGCGCTGACTGCCGGGCTCAGCGGCGTACAAACAGTGGATTTTGAGGCCATGACAGTTCGGCATCTCGGAGGGTTGATGCTGGCCCGGATGGACGGGAAGTCGCCGGTGGAATACATCAGTGACGAGGGCGTTAAGTCCCGCGTGCGGCGTGCAGCCATACGCCTTCTCACGGAGCGGCCAGAGTCATTCAGGGCGGCGCTGGAGCTGATGGCGCCAAGCATAGTGGAAGCATCAATCGACTGGAGTGACAGGAGCATCGATGGCACGAATTCTCCGAACAAACGCCCGTGA
- a CDS encoding YHS domain-containing protein, with product MKVVDPVCKMTIDSEKAAATSQYKGQTIYFCAPGCKTKFDKEPEKYLGK from the coding sequence ATGAAAGTCGTGGATCCTGTTTGCAAGATGACGATTGACTCGGAAAAGGCAGCCGCGACCAGCCAGTACAAAGGCCAGACCATCTACTTCTGTGCGCCCGGATGCAAGACGAAGTTCGACAAAGAACCGGAGAAGTACCTGGGCAAGTAG
- a CDS encoding cupin domain-containing protein, which yields MDSKHYKVEFENDDVRVLRIRYAPGEKSKMHGHPKSVTVFLTDCQGHFTYPDGKSEDFNVKAGQTMFFEATEHLPESRSMKQFELIQIELKH from the coding sequence GTGGACAGCAAGCACTACAAAGTAGAATTTGAAAACGACGACGTGCGCGTGCTTCGCATCCGGTATGCGCCCGGAGAGAAATCCAAGATGCACGGGCATCCAAAGAGCGTGACCGTATTTCTCACTGACTGTCAGGGACACTTCACGTATCCTGATGGTAAGTCCGAAGACTTTAACGTCAAAGCTGGGCAGACAATGTTTTTCGAGGCGACCGAGCATTTGCCCGAGAGCCGCAGCATGAAGCAATTCGAGCTGATCCAGATCGAGCTGAAACACTGA
- a CDS encoding serine/threonine-protein kinase: protein MTLNAGTRLGAYEILSVLGAGGMGEVYRARDTRLDRTVAIKVLPQDLSNDPTRRQRFEREARAIAALNHPHICVLHDIGREGQVDYLVLEYLEGETLARHLERGPLPTSDLLRVGIEISEGLERAHRHGLVHRDLKPGNIMLTKMGSKLLDFGLAKAVEAEPAAEGVADVATASAGKPLTARGAVMGTYHYMAPEQLEGRGVDVRSDIFSFAAVLYEMATGQKAFEGKSAASIIAAVLHDDPVPITDLQPMRPPALDRLVRACLAKDPDDRYQSAHDVRLQLECIRDDRARAGVAAPLAERRKTRQRLAWGVAAACLALAVGFAYAWFGGRPAQVQPVRSLIAAPEKYSFAFNGPFGAPVLSPDGKLLVFPAADASGKESLWVRPLNSLTAQQLQGTENASFPFWAPDSRQLGFFQDQKFKKIDVTSGPPTTVCDAPSGRGGAWSKDGIIIMSPETSGGLSSVPVAGGTPIPIASGEDPRQATTGRWPALLPDGRHFVFLSGDLTAPGTARLGIYLGEIGSSERRFLFQADSGALYVPPGYLLFLRGDTLTAQRFDADGQNLRGGAFPVALHVPSPLQYRLGLFSVSQTGTLIYATGTGESGGQLVWVNTKGIETGKVGEPGPTRPRLSPDGQRVAYVTRNPEGINSDIWLMDLARGVQTRFTFGPGNNSGPLWSPDGARIAYASWESNSLNIFIKNTSGAGDGEPLLRNEDDKTPTDWSRDGKYILYTSVAPKGKANPDVWVLPLFGDRKPFPYLQTRFIELGAVFSPDSGWVAYVSDESGKPEVYVSPFPLGQRKWQVSQGGGVLPEWSHDGGTLFYVANAAPVSKLMEARVKRTRLTVEISAPREVFHATGTLEFSVAPDGRRFLVSKSEQAEPPPLTLVTYWTSELNE, encoded by the coding sequence ATGACGCTCAATGCGGGGACGCGACTCGGAGCTTATGAAATCCTCTCGGTGCTGGGCGCGGGCGGAATGGGGGAAGTGTACCGCGCGCGCGACACGAGGCTTGACCGCACGGTAGCCATTAAGGTCCTTCCCCAGGACCTTTCCAACGACCCCACCCGGCGACAACGGTTTGAGCGCGAAGCTCGCGCCATCGCCGCCCTGAATCATCCTCACATTTGCGTGCTGCATGACATCGGCCGTGAAGGCCAGGTGGATTATCTGGTGCTGGAATACCTGGAAGGCGAAACCCTTGCCAGGCATCTCGAGCGGGGCCCGCTGCCGACCTCAGACCTGCTGCGCGTGGGCATCGAGATTTCCGAAGGGCTGGAAAGAGCGCACCGCCACGGCCTCGTCCATCGTGATCTGAAGCCAGGCAACATCATGCTGACGAAAATGGGCTCCAAGCTGCTGGACTTTGGGCTGGCCAAAGCCGTGGAAGCAGAGCCGGCGGCTGAGGGGGTTGCGGACGTGGCCACAGCCAGCGCCGGCAAACCGCTCACCGCCCGCGGCGCCGTCATGGGGACCTACCACTACATGGCCCCGGAACAACTGGAGGGCCGCGGAGTAGACGTCCGCTCGGATATCTTTTCCTTCGCCGCCGTACTCTACGAGATGGCAACAGGCCAGAAGGCATTTGAAGGCAAGTCGGCGGCTAGCATAATCGCCGCTGTTCTCCACGACGATCCCGTACCGATCACCGATCTTCAGCCGATGAGACCTCCAGCGCTCGATCGGCTGGTGAGGGCCTGCCTGGCCAAGGACCCTGATGACCGCTATCAGAGCGCGCACGATGTAAGGCTGCAACTGGAGTGTATCCGGGATGACAGGGCGCGGGCAGGCGTAGCCGCGCCACTCGCTGAACGCCGAAAAACGCGGCAACGGCTGGCCTGGGGCGTTGCCGCAGCGTGCCTTGCGCTCGCCGTGGGTTTTGCCTATGCATGGTTCGGCGGGCGCCCCGCGCAGGTGCAACCCGTTCGTTCACTGATCGCGGCGCCGGAAAAATATTCTTTTGCATTCAACGGACCCTTCGGCGCTCCCGTACTGTCGCCCGACGGCAAGCTGCTGGTGTTCCCCGCTGCCGACGCTTCCGGCAAAGAATCGCTTTGGGTTCGTCCGCTCAACTCGCTTACCGCGCAGCAGTTGCAGGGAACGGAAAACGCCTCGTTTCCCTTTTGGGCGCCGGACAGTCGGCAACTTGGCTTCTTCCAGGACCAAAAATTCAAGAAAATTGACGTTACCAGCGGGCCTCCTACCACAGTCTGCGACGCTCCCAGCGGACGCGGCGGCGCATGGAGCAAGGATGGCATCATCATCATGTCGCCGGAGACTTCAGGCGGCCTTTCGAGTGTGCCGGTGGCAGGCGGAACGCCAATTCCTATTGCAAGCGGCGAGGACCCGAGGCAAGCTACCACCGGCCGCTGGCCTGCCTTGCTTCCGGACGGGCGCCATTTTGTTTTCCTGAGCGGTGACCTCACGGCGCCAGGGACAGCGAGGCTCGGAATCTACCTCGGCGAGATCGGTTCAAGCGAGCGGCGGTTTCTGTTCCAGGCCGATTCGGGAGCGCTTTATGTGCCTCCAGGCTACCTGCTTTTCCTGCGCGGCGACACACTGACTGCCCAACGGTTCGATGCCGATGGACAGAACCTCAGGGGTGGGGCTTTTCCAGTCGCCCTGCACGTGCCCTCGCCGCTGCAGTATCGGTTGGGCCTTTTCAGCGTTTCACAAACAGGAACGCTGATTTATGCCACCGGCACCGGCGAGAGCGGCGGGCAGCTCGTCTGGGTAAATACAAAAGGAATCGAAACGGGAAAGGTGGGTGAGCCGGGGCCCACACGGCCCAGGCTTTCTCCGGATGGGCAGAGGGTGGCTTATGTCACCCGCAATCCGGAAGGAATAAATTCGGATATCTGGCTTATGGACCTTGCTCGAGGCGTGCAAACAAGGTTTACCTTCGGACCGGGCAATAACAGCGGCCCTCTGTGGTCACCCGACGGTGCGCGGATTGCGTATGCTTCGTGGGAGAGTAATAGCCTGAACATATTTATAAAGAACACTTCAGGGGCTGGCGACGGGGAACCGCTTCTCAGGAACGAAGACGACAAGACCCCAACCGATTGGTCTCGCGATGGGAAGTATATCCTTTACACTTCCGTTGCGCCCAAAGGAAAGGCCAATCCAGACGTATGGGTGCTCCCGCTTTTTGGCGATCGCAAGCCTTTCCCTTACCTTCAAACAAGGTTCATTGAACTGGGCGCCGTTTTTTCTCCCGACAGCGGATGGGTGGCTTACGTTTCCGACGAGTCCGGGAAGCCCGAGGTCTATGTCTCTCCCTTTCCTTTGGGTCAACGAAAGTGGCAGGTTTCGCAAGGCGGCGGCGTGCTGCCTGAGTGGAGCCACGACGGCGGCACACTCTTCTATGTTGCCAATGCTGCTCCGGTGTCAAAACTTATGGAAGCCAGGGTCAAACGTACGAGGTTGACAGTTGAGATCAGCGCGCCACGTGAGGTCTTTCATGCGACCGGTACCCTGGAATTTTCCGTGGCTCCCGACGGAAGGCGCTTTCTGGTAAGCAAGTCAGAACAGGCTGAGCCACCACCGCTGACACTGGTCACCTACTGGACGTCGGAATTGAATGAATAA
- a CDS encoding DUF4337 domain-containing protein, protein MTEPIHELHEHAEKAREESHLVGATFTMSVLAVLVAVISVLGHRAHTSTLLDQTKAADTWAEYQARNIRRHNDQLFIDLYSIMVVKNGAEAAKLEEKYATDVERYEKSLDATRKRAEDFEADALVHETKAARLDLGEVLLEAALVITSITLITRKQLFWGMGSVLAIAGLLVVISSAWLH, encoded by the coding sequence ATGACCGAGCCGATCCACGAATTGCACGAGCACGCCGAGAAGGCGCGCGAGGAATCACACCTGGTGGGTGCCACGTTCACCATGTCAGTGCTGGCCGTGTTAGTTGCCGTCATTTCGGTGCTTGGCCACCGTGCCCACACCAGCACCCTGCTTGACCAGACCAAGGCAGCGGACACATGGGCCGAATACCAGGCCCGAAACATCCGGCGCCACAACGACCAACTCTTCATCGACCTTTACTCCATCATGGTCGTCAAAAACGGCGCCGAGGCTGCAAAGCTTGAGGAGAAATATGCCACCGACGTCGAGCGCTATGAGAAGAGCCTGGACGCGACACGGAAGCGCGCGGAGGATTTTGAGGCCGATGCGTTAGTCCATGAGACCAAAGCCGCCCGCCTTGACCTGGGTGAGGTTTTACTGGAGGCGGCGCTGGTGATTACCTCTATCACGCTGATCACCCGCAAGCAGTTGTTCTGGGGAATGGGCTCGGTGCTGGCAATCGCCGGACTCCTGGTGGTGATCAGCTCCGCCTGGTTGCATTGA